ATCTTTTCTTCAGGTAAAGCAAAAATTGTGCTCAATTTAGCAATAGACAATTTGCTGTACACTGATTTGTAAGTGAAGATGTAGGTTCTCAAACcttcaatttgaagttggttCCTCATCATTGCCAATAAGTCCTCAGTGTCAGGAAACAACCTCCAAATTTTTATTGACGCCAACAAGTCATAAGCTTTTGACCAATTACCCTTTTGTAAAGCAAGTGAAGCATGCACAATGTGATCCTTGATACTTTCAGGAGGTCCGGTAAAGAATTGTCTATCGTGGAACTCAAGCTTacttttgaatgatttaaCTGATGAGTTTTTACGCTtgtcttttgttgttgaagcagCAGCCAAAGCAGGTATTTCGATTAACAAAGAGCATGTCATGTAAACACACTCCAACAATTCTAAGTTGATATGTTGGTGGAATGGCAAcaacttttgtttttcGGCAACAGTAGCTTGACTAGGGAATTTGGTGCTGAAACCTTGCCCAAgcaattcttttgatctttgTGAGTTGATAATTTCAGTCAAGATTTTGTGAGATTCTTCAATAGCACCAACTCTAAAAGCACTCAATCCCAATTGAACTAAAGCTCTGTTATATTGAACTTGTAATGTTGATTCAGCAGAATTTATgcttttgtaaatttgaGATGCGAAAAAAAGCTCTCTGGctttgttgtagttgttgttaaCAGCATAATAGTATATGGAATAAAGCATCGCAAGTTGTGCATAAAGCTTATTGGCActcttttgcaaaaattcACTTAATGAATCGATTATTTCATTTGCATCACCTTTACCAATCTTAGTCTCAACTTCGTTTccttgaatcaattgagttgGTTTGTAGTAAATATGTTCTAATCTTCTCAAAACAATCCTAGCCAATTGCTCGCTATCAAGTGAAGGATTGATGGATTCAATATAAGATTGACCTCTGACAATCAAATTATAGATCCTACTTTCATCCTTCAATCTCTCAATGTAATCCAAAGAGTGGGGGTCTGTGTTTTGCAAAGACTTGgtaaattcatcatccaatCTGTCAATCAATGATGTAATTGACCCAAAGATAACTTTGACTCCATTGACTGGGGTTGGTTCTATGTCAATCTCGTCAGTTGTTTGACCGGTTTCACTAACTTGATACTCCTTTGATGCAAATAAAATATCCAACAACTTATGTATATCTTCACAGTTTTTCTGCCAATCTTGAATTGGCATAAACTGGGTAGATGAAGCATCAAACCTGATAGATAACAacatttggtaaattgaaataagCTCAAATGTGCTCAATTTATCAGTAATCAAACTTTCCAAGCTTGAGATTTGCTCAGTTCTGTCAATATTCTTCTTACCCCTACTCTCACTGATTTGCTTCAAGGTTTGGAAAACTGGACTCAACTTCTTACCTTCGTcttgtttttcttcaactctGGTGGCCATATCTAAAGGCTCgtcttcattatcaaagttTTCTGGAACATCTTTGTACAAGTCGAAATACACTTGAAACTCcttgatttgtttcttAACTCTTTGTCTCAAAGTGTTAAAAGCTCTTGCTTCATCTGCTTTCATTGTCTTGTCATCCCTTTCGTTGTTTGCAGTCTCCGTAATTGAGTCATCCAAACTTGACAATAATTTAATGTAAA
The Candida orthopsilosis Co 90-125, chromosome 5 draft sequence genome window above contains:
- a CDS encoding Nip1 translation initiation factor, which codes for MSRFFVSGYSSESSSEEEDLVSSSEEELLSSSAEQSEDDFFDDDEESSSDDEDGRPTGPAYFLKKSFLKGDESESESDDEGRKVVKSAKDKLLDDMKASIEIINVNKRGNNWITVLSEFEKLGRFLNRANQQRFGTPKFYIKLLSSLDDSITETANNERDDKTMKADEARAFNTLRQRVKKQIKEFQVYFDLYKDVPENFDNEDEPLDMATRVEEKQDEGKKLSPVFQTLKQISESRGKKNIDRTEQISSLESLITDKLSTFELISIYQMLLSIRFDASSTQFMPIQDWQKNCEDIHKLLDILFASKEYQVSETGQTTDEIDIEPTPVNGVKVIFGSITSLIDRLDDEFTKSLQNTDPHSLDYIERLKDESRIYNLIVRGQSYIESINPSLDSEQLARIVLRRLEHIYYKPTQLIQGNEVETKIGKGDANEIIDSLSEFLQKSANKLYAQLAMLYSIYYYAVNNNYNKARELFFASQIYKSINSAESTLQVQYNRALVQLGLSAFRVGAIEESHKILTEIINSQRSKELLGQGFSTKFPSQATVAEKQKLLPFHQHINLELLECVYMTCSLLIEIPALAAASTTKDKRKNSSVKSFKSKLEFHDRQFFTGPPESIKDHIVHASLALQKGNWSKAYDLLASIKIWRLFPDTEDLLAMMRNQLQIEGLRTYIFTYKSVYSKLSIAKLSTIFALPEEKITEIVTKMGELVEHGYINFSTAANRSKLQELAILMNEKIQLLTDKNEKTSASGHGKKQQPQQTTQQPQQTQPEENRFRIANVNINNDEFQITA